From one Nocardioides yefusunii genomic stretch:
- a CDS encoding glycoside hydrolase family 6 protein — protein sequence MRPRHFLPATLLSLALTVPGLTQATTASAVATGESTTLSTTTAEAKKKVTLRKQSTKSRWAGQQLGTYKGPHDQAWQALTRTGVKAKNKPYVQQLVNIPKVGWMGAWQADDVVYESTKNYIRDTQQGDPTKIVAIASFRLDPWYTEARTANPSAANIASYKRWIRNQVRAIGNTPTIIVLQPDMPFLMTAKHKKKYQGMLKFAAAEYNKNANTKIYLEAGSWDWPAPGQGGAKAAAKFLEPIGIKNVDGFALGSTHYTSLEKEILRSKELVDIFRKKGYKNELRTVITTASNGNPWNFGDWQFKHRGVADEAPACTSKKQFKKVTCVTTGVPPTFDVANPKWGLSKTARARAKKYVDAYLWFSRPWLDMQNSPFLEDKTATMLKVSPFRKYYAQYK from the coding sequence ATGCGACCGCGCCATTTCCTCCCCGCAACCCTTCTGTCCCTGGCCCTGACCGTCCCCGGCCTGACACAGGCGACCACCGCCTCGGCCGTGGCGACCGGCGAGAGCACCACCCTCAGCACGACGACGGCCGAGGCCAAGAAGAAGGTCACCCTGCGCAAGCAGTCGACCAAGTCGCGCTGGGCCGGCCAGCAACTCGGCACCTACAAGGGCCCCCACGACCAGGCATGGCAGGCGCTGACCCGGACCGGTGTGAAGGCGAAGAACAAGCCGTACGTCCAGCAGCTCGTCAACATCCCCAAGGTGGGCTGGATGGGCGCATGGCAGGCCGACGACGTCGTCTACGAGTCCACCAAGAACTACATCCGCGACACCCAGCAGGGAGACCCCACCAAGATCGTCGCGATCGCGTCGTTCCGCCTCGACCCCTGGTACACCGAGGCGCGGACCGCCAACCCCTCGGCAGCGAACATCGCCAGCTACAAGCGCTGGATCCGCAACCAGGTCCGGGCCATCGGCAACACCCCCACGATCATCGTGCTGCAGCCCGACATGCCGTTCCTGATGACGGCCAAGCACAAGAAGAAGTACCAGGGCATGCTGAAGTTCGCGGCCGCTGAGTACAACAAGAACGCCAACACCAAGATCTACCTCGAGGCCGGCTCCTGGGACTGGCCCGCTCCCGGTCAGGGCGGCGCCAAGGCCGCGGCGAAGTTCCTGGAGCCGATCGGGATCAAGAACGTCGACGGCTTCGCGCTCGGATCCACGCACTACACCAGCCTGGAGAAGGAGATCCTGCGCTCCAAGGAGCTCGTCGACATCTTCCGCAAGAAGGGCTACAAGAACGAGCTGCGCACCGTCATCACCACTGCGTCCAACGGCAACCCCTGGAACTTCGGTGACTGGCAGTTCAAGCACCGGGGCGTCGCCGACGAGGCCCCCGCCTGCACCAGCAAGAAGCAGTTCAAGAAGGTCACCTGCGTGACCACCGGCGTTCCGCCGACCTTCGACGTCGCCAACCCGAAGTGGGGCCTGAGCAAGACCGCCCGGGCCCGCGCGAAGAAGTACGTCGACGCCTACCTGTGGTTCAGCCGCCCGTGGCTCGACATGCAGAACTCGCCGTTCCTCGAGGACAAGACCGCCACGATGCTGAAGGTCAGCCCGTTCCGGAAGTACTACGCGCAGTACAAGTGA
- a CDS encoding serine hydrolase domain-containing protein, which yields MTDQELHRPRRSRWKRVAVAVPVTLAVLVGGAYVATTIADVPPPHQLAKTATAKPSEWGELFDYRTVTAGAPRPLTATPVDLPTQVPWKGKQVDLAEFLDTTHTNSLVVLHDGELVHEWYADGFDAGTLQPSFSVAKSVVSLLVGQAIGRGELSEDDLLVDVLPDLRTGGDYDKITVAHLLDMSAGVDVSEVYNEMWPFTGTSLMFLTRDLEKFVADRTEVDRTPGEKADYRSVETMLLGLVLEKATGKNLSTLLSEGIWTPTGAEADARWSLDAADTDDRAGVEKAFAGINATARDFARVGQLVVDGGEADGEQVLPAEWIDRISTSAVVMEAYDQGYSAQWWHPWTDREDFTAIGIYGQYVYVDPASRTVVVKLSDHGTEQDEDETLDVLRDVAQHVSR from the coding sequence GTGACCGATCAAGAGCTCCACCGCCCCCGCCGCTCCCGCTGGAAGCGCGTCGCCGTCGCCGTGCCGGTGACGCTCGCCGTCCTGGTCGGTGGTGCCTACGTCGCCACGACGATCGCCGACGTCCCGCCGCCGCACCAGCTGGCCAAGACCGCCACCGCGAAGCCGTCGGAGTGGGGCGAACTGTTCGACTACCGCACCGTCACCGCAGGCGCTCCGCGTCCGCTCACCGCCACGCCCGTCGACCTCCCGACGCAGGTGCCGTGGAAGGGAAAGCAGGTCGACCTGGCCGAGTTCCTCGACACCACCCACACCAATTCCCTCGTCGTCCTGCACGACGGTGAACTCGTCCACGAGTGGTACGCCGACGGCTTCGACGCAGGCACGCTGCAGCCGTCGTTCTCGGTCGCGAAGTCGGTGGTGTCGCTGCTCGTCGGGCAGGCGATCGGACGCGGGGAACTCTCCGAGGACGACCTCCTCGTCGACGTCCTCCCCGACCTCCGCACCGGTGGCGACTACGACAAGATCACCGTCGCCCATCTCCTCGACATGTCTGCCGGCGTCGACGTCTCGGAGGTCTACAACGAAATGTGGCCCTTCACGGGCACCTCGCTGATGTTCCTCACCCGCGACCTGGAGAAGTTCGTCGCCGACCGCACCGAGGTGGACCGCACCCCCGGCGAGAAGGCCGACTACCGCAGCGTCGAGACGATGCTCCTGGGCCTCGTCCTCGAGAAGGCCACCGGCAAGAACCTCTCCACCCTGCTCTCCGAAGGAATCTGGACGCCCACCGGCGCCGAGGCCGACGCCCGCTGGAGCCTCGACGCGGCCGACACCGACGACCGCGCAGGCGTCGAGAAGGCGTTCGCTGGGATCAACGCCACCGCCCGCGACTTCGCCCGCGTCGGGCAGCTCGTCGTCGACGGCGGTGAGGCTGACGGTGAGCAGGTGCTTCCGGCCGAGTGGATCGACCGGATCTCCACCTCGGCGGTCGTGATGGAGGCCTACGACCAGGGCTACTCCGCCCAGTGGTGGCACCCCTGGACGGACAGAGAGGACTTCACCGCCATCGGCATCTACGGGCAGTACGTCTACGTCGACCCCGCCAGCCGCACCGTCGTGGTCAAGCTCAGCGACCACGGCACCGAACAGGACGAGGACGAGACCCTCGACGTCCTGCGCGACGTCGCCCAGCACGTCAGCCGGTAG